The DNA window TTTACATCTTCAGCGACGGGTTTTGCTTCATTGTTTGTATCTTTTGATTCCCCAtcatctttcttttcttcagTTTGCTTTTTCTCCTCTatagttttgttttcctCGGATTTTTGTTCAGTTTCCTTTTGATCAGCATTATTGTTTGACTCTGTGTTTTTTCCATCGTCCGCGttcttgttttgttgtttctgttGCTGCTGATCCTGTTGTACtttttgctgttgctgctgttgctgctgttgttgttgcttcttcttttcttctaaatctcttttctctctttctttgcgttctttctctcttctttctctttcctCTCTTACCTTATTCTCGTATTCTTTAATCTCAATCATATAAAGATCATATGTATCTTCGTCAATAAACTCAGGAATTTCCAACTGAACATTAtacttttcaaaaaaatatggtTTTGGTGTGCCGTCTTCTTCAagttcttgttgttcaatCAACTCTTTTGACCCTTTAACCCAGTGATACAATTCTATACCTTGTTTTGGAGTGAATGGCATCCTAGTCCATGGGGATGGTTTAAACTTTTTCATCTTCTCTTTATTGGCAGTATATGAATgtgaatttaaatttatagGTGGAGTATTTGGTCCTActaaattatataattctCTGGCCATCCCAGTTAGTTGTTTACCATCTGGTAATGTTGGCGTTGACGAGGATTTCTGCTTTTTCTTGGGTGGTTGATTCGATTCATCTCGTTGAATGTTTAAGACATCAAGAATATCATTTGCTGACATTGTAAagattgattaataaactGATGTTATTGTGGTTGCTgttaaacaacaaaaagtatgagtatttttttttttttttttggttaaaCTGTTGAAAATGGGATTGATCAAGACGGAAAAAAATTCTACAAAGTTTTGGATGGATTTGAAAATCGCGTCTCTTCATTACTTTTGATCAGCCCAAGTTTAATGCTTGATTGCATGCTTTCTCCAGATATATTAAAAGATGGTGAATTTGAAACCATTTATTTTCTAACTAAtccaatatatataaagtCACCAATACATATCCCAAAATCTACAATTGGGAAACCTGACACTGTTAAAATTCGACACTTTTTCGCTTTATTACATCAAGATCTGATTGTCTTGGGATTAGAAGTTTTCGTATATTTACAAATTTATTcagattttgttgaaaaatatgtTTATGTTTCCAAATGTGATACTGTTGGATTAGagaaatcaacaattaaaatagGACTGGTAATTGGTCCTGTATTGCAATACATTATCAACTATAATGGTTATAAGATAAAAATGAACAATGTGGAAGAAAAATCGAGAGATGTGTCGGATCCATCTACTTTGGTCCGTCTACAAAGGTTACGTGATAAGTTGCCAGACATCTATCCAAATTTACCCTATTATAACGATATCCCACCAAAAGAAGAATGCATTGAGTACCGAACTTTACCAAAGACCCAGAACCTAAAATTGTGTGTTTTCACAAAACCTGCTAAAGAATATCTTTTCCCCAATTCAGCCAAGAACCCATATAAGAATCTTTTGAATGGACAATCTCTTTTGAGATGGTGGATAGCAATAATTGACAACATTACCAACGGTTGGGACAGTcataaattaatgattcCTGGAGCAGACAAGTATGCTACCAGAAAATTCATCGAAAAGTATTCTGACTGGAGTGAAGGACACATATTTAAACAAGATGGTTTAGCGGTAAGGGCAATTCCATTGTTTCCAGATGATCCCAAGGGTAGATTTTTAGAATTGGTAATTGTAGAGTGCCGGTATGGAAAGATGTCAGTATCGAGATTTTATCAAGAACTTGCTTATAGACAAGAGTTTCTTCTTGGTGATTGTGTGTCGTTGATTGGGTGTTGTAGGGAAAACTTAGATGTTACATATCAAGATGATCTGGCTTCCACTGTGACAATTTCCGAGTATAAGGAGTTTATGAATCTGTTAAAGCTGGTGGATTTTAGTGATCGTCTTGAAGTTAGTAATTTTGTAAGTAATTATAGGAAATCAAATTAGATCAATGAGTGAAGGCACACGCGATAAGCAATGAcaataaaaccaaatatcaatttgtcTTGACTAGTTTCcttgttttattatatttctGGAGTATGGTTTAGGTGTATATCGACTGATTGTTAGTGACGTGATATTGTTTGGGAGTTGTTGACTGGAACAATTCTCGGGATAATTGAATTGGCAACTCCACCACAGACCAGCTGCGTCCACTTTATTCAGTTGGTGAATCCACCCTCGTAACCTTGTGGGCggaaaaacaacaaaaaaaaaaaaaaaccgcTCCAATCTTGTAAAccaacttttcttttctacCTCTTTCCTTCTCTTATCTTCAACTGAATTGGCAATTTGATTCAGTTcgatttgataatattttggtttaatttgtttttataaAGCAAGATCCCTTTATTAGAATAACGGTGGTGCAAGTCaaacacttttttttttcaagcaATATTTAGCaatccaattcaattctcAGCTCGCTCCACTTGCGATTTAAGCATTATAGAACCATTCAATAATGCTGCAAGATAAAACCAATCAAGATCCAGAACCATTACCCACAAAATTTCCCGCATCACAAGAAACTACGCCTTctggtagtagtagcaatAGTGGCTCAACTGTGGTGGTGCCACCCATACAAACTcctcaatttcaaaacattAAACATGAAATAGAATTTGAAGGTGAAATATTGACTATagattcaacaaattgGCGTAATTCCCGACTTTTAAAATTACAAATATTGGTTTCATTTGGggtatttattttatttggaTTGGCAGAACAAACTGTGGGGACAATAATCCCAAAATTACAACATGATTATTCAATAAACGATATTCAAATTAGTTTTATATTCTTCTGTTCCGTCAGTGGTTATTTATTGACAGCAATGATAAATAGTATAACTCATGAATATTTAGGTATACGCGGTGTAACGGTTCTAGGATCTACATCAATGGCTTTAAGCTACTTGATTGCTTCTCATAAGCCACCATTTGTGATTTTTCTAATGTGTTATTTTATGAGTGGTGTTGGGTTTGGTACTTTAGATGCTTCAATAAATACTTGGATGGGAAATCTTGttgattcaaatcaattattgggTATCGTTCATGGGTGTTACGGAATAGGGAGCTTGATTTCTCCAAGTTTGATatcatatttattatctAAATCTAATAATCCTTGGAAATGGCCGAATTATTATGTTATATTGAGTGTTGTAGCAGGGTTTTGTTTGGTATCATTGATCCTCACGTTTAAATATGAAACTCCCAAGAAGTACAAATACATATCGCAATTACGCCATCAACAACAGAAGCAACAAGGACAAACACAAAAAGATGGAAGTATTGAATTAGAACATTTTACTGGTATTCACGGAAGTACTACTAAAGATagttttgatttggaaGCTACTGTTGAcgataatgaagaattagaagaggaggaggaagatCATCACTCAACATCAGTGAGAAaaacattatcatcaacattgGTATGGTCATTTgcattgattttatttatttatgtTGGTGGTGAGGCTGCATTTGCTGCTTGGTTAGTGACATTTTTACTAAGGATTAAGAATTTGGATTATAAAACTGCATCTTATATGGCTACGACATTTTGGTCTGGGGTCACTATAGGAAGAATTGGTTTAGGATTTGTGACTGCTCATTTCTTTAGTAGTGAATTATGGGCTAAtcttatttatattttagTGTCATTTTTAGGatgtttattgttttggGTTTTAACTTTTATTGAGACCAGTACTTTGTTAGTAattgtattgtttttggTAGTACTTGTTACTGGGATTGCTATTGGTCCAATATTCCCGACCACCATTGTATCACTGGTCAATATATTACCTGCCAAATATCAAACATCAGGTATTGGATTTATTTGTGCgtttggtggtggaggtggAGCAGGAATTCCATTTTTAATTGGGTTATTGGCAGAATCAAGTGAAGTTGGTTTACGAACTTATCCTTTGATTATTAGTCTAATGTTTGGTATATTACTTGGAGTATGGATATTGATTATGCAAAaatattcatcaaaatATAAACGAAATACATTATAAATAGATACAGTGGCATACATATagatatagatatataaaatattataatttggaGTGTCTATGGGCATATATATCTGTTAACAGTATTTTGACAACCTTTCGAAAACAGTATAACAATTTATAGGTGTCCACCTTGAGCTATCCATTCATCAGGTGTGAACCCCTTTTGAGTAAATGCATGAATACTCGCTATTTCatctttcaattcattattaactAATCGATGTCGAgctaatttatttttcccttggaataatgatgatacaATTATTACAGCAAATGCTTGACCACATCCACCAGACATGTCTTCAACTTGAACTAAATTAGCATTTAATCTGGTGGCAATTATATCTCTTAACAAATCAGCAGTTAATACAGACGATGACATAACTGTTACGTGTTGTAGGCTGTGAGCTCTAAAGAATAAATAGAGGAAAAGATAAATATCAAGAATTTTTGAGGTTgttctttaaaaaaaaaaaattagtcGTGTGGTGTTTCACACTATTGATGGTTTAGATTAACAAATTTTGTTTCCTACtttaatataaaaatagaattataCACCAACAGCAATTAGAAGCACACGCTactttaaaatcattttacGTCACCAATACTAAAAagtaatactaataataattcacactatacatatatttatacatatgaaagaaaagaaaagaaaagaaaagaaaaaagtaaGGGGAGGGAATAAAGGAATGACTTGAAATTCTTATTAACTTCTGTTTATCTCTCACTAATACCATTCAACTctttattttgaatttttgattcaattcGAGAAACAGAATTCCGTTTAACTTCTTGGCTAGTTAAACCTGCGGggtttttcaattcaaaattatcaaaataatcaGGTGTTTCcttcaattctttatcaatcttcatcattacaTCTCTAGttgtaatttcttttttggtggAATCAAATTTGTCAAACCCACATTTTTCATAAAATTCAAGTATATCCAGTGGTATAATACTAAACTCTTCATGttgttcaatcaattgattaacaACTTCAATGGCAAGAAAATAGTTATCTCCTGATGATTGTTGAGAATCCGAATTGTTGGTACCAGAATTAGAAGAGTTCCCTGATGATGAGTTTGATGATTGctttgaaatcaatatGTTAGGTGCGATAACAGTTGCCAAATTATGGATATCCATCTTGGAACCagtttcttcatcaatttctgaAAAAGAGGCAACCCAACTGAAAAAGTAAAGCAATACTTCAACCAAATTTCGATGACTTCTAGGTAACATACAATATGTCAATTGTAGAACTCGTTTACGCAAAACTGGATTCACTTGTCGTTGGGACGAAACCCACATATCGTAAAGACCAAATGTTAACAATGGATTGGGTAGTTCTCGTAAccatttcttcatcaatgcTGCTAATTGAACAGCATTCTGAACACTAAAATCGGGTGATTTCAAGGGGTTcttattgatttgttcaGTTAGTTCTCGAAGTCTTTTGATATTACCATTTAAACGGAAAATACCTTCAACTGACATATCCTTCTGTCTTAATGCAGCAATAATATCGTCAACAACTATAGGAATTCTCAATTTCGAAGGACCTACACCTAAATCAGAATCAATACCATATTTTTTCGTCAAAGATTGCAACTCAACTCCAAATACTGCCATGGCTTTATCCTTTTTGCCATCGCCACCTCCAAACTTGAACTTGTCCCAAAATGTAGgttgtttctttgtttggatcaatgataataattccTCTTTATTGGAATAGCTTTTGCTTATGTGACTAAGAGCTTCCACGGCAATATGGCGAATAATAAAGTGTTCATCCTTGGTTAACTCTGAATAGTACTTTTGCTTTCTGACAACTGGTTCTTCAGGATGTGGTTGGGAAGTgtttaaaatattatctAATACACCAGTAGGGGTAATAACAGTAGAAGTATGGCCAGAAGCTTTGAGTCGATGAGGGGCGGTTTGACGTTGATACAAACTATTATGGTGTTTGAAAGCATTTGGTCGTTGTTCTCTTGCTTGTTCCGCAGCAACAATTCTTGGGATGTCATCCAAAGTTAATGATTTCTCATTCTTTAACAAATCAGATGTTCGATCAAGATGCGTATGTGTAGTTTGTCTTTGAGGCTCGTCTCGGATTTTAAGTGACTTGCGGGTTACCGAAAGGCTTTCATCGCCACCAGGATTATATGATAGCTGTGATGCACTActtgtttttcttgttcCTTGCTGCCTTGACGTTTGACTATCAAAACTCAAATCATTCAACTCTTCAGCAATAGTGCTTTCATCATTTATACCACCAGACTTTAATGCGTCATTGGCTGCCACACCACTTTTCATACCCAAAGGATGTGTTTTGATATCTTCTTTTCTCGCCTTGTCGGCTTCTGGTGCTTCAACAATAATGGATTTTCTAGCTTTCTTCTTGATCGatttagataatttttGACTTTGTCGTTTGCTTCTTAAACTTGTCACGTCATTTAATGTTTGTGAATAATTATCTTGagcaacatcaacatcatcagtGTCTGATTGTGAGTCAGAAATATAACTTCTTGGAATCTTTGTCAAATCTACTTTCATGACAGAACGTGATCTAAACAATGCTATTTTCAACAAGTATATCAATTGTGATAAATCAGACACTAAATGGAACCCTGTATCAAATTGCTCACATGGACATTTTCGACAAACAATCGATTGATGAATTACATCAAATTTGGTTTCACTAGCTTCTATTGGGGGGATAGTTCTCTTACACAAGgaacaaacaaaacatCTAATATGCCAACGATTATTATCTAATTTAAGAcatgatttttcaatactCTTGGCACAGGAACTACATGCATCTGTTGAACTTGCTGGAATCGTCAATTTGGAATTAATCAAACTCAATTGAGTCTTGCTATCGCCAGCTAATAAACTAATGGCTTCGTGCTCTGAAGTCAATTGTAAAAACTTCTCTATGGCATTAGTGGTCCCGtacaatttgtttaatttcaacGCATTGTATAATCCAATTcgaattaataatttcaaataatgagCACATCCTGTAATCACTGAAAGTAGTTCAGCTGAAAGACTTCCTGATTTGGCTATATGGTCGGATTTCCTCAATATGGCAAGATAACTCATAATTTTACCGGTAATATTTCTTGGctcttttttcaacatttgaAAATACTCTTCTTCTGTACTTGAGGACTCCAGGTCATCTTGATTAGGAGGAGtaccaaattttttatgCAACAACTCATGCGAACTTTTGCACATAAGAATTACATAATCCAAGGCATTAAACAAAACTTCAACATTTAAAACCAATTTCCCCGTTACTACTATACCATTAAATTTGTTACCAGTACAAGCACATAATAACATGTCCGATATACATTTGGCAGTTATCTCTTCATAACCAGAAAGAGTGACCCAACATTTCAACACTActtgttcaatttgttgttcaatAGACATGAGCATGGCGGAATCAACTGTAATGTGACTTTCGTTATCATCTCTCATTAACTTTAATCCATTTAGAACATCATCAGgtaaatcaaacaatttttgaagACCAACTGAATCTGGGGTTATGCAAACATTCCAAAATTTGTGTACCATATAACATTCTGGGTGCCAGTGTTGATTTCGGCCACCTCtaaacaattcaacaaattgttTGACAATAGACGATTGACATCCTTCACAATGGCTTGCATAGAGTTTTGAATAATGGAAATGACAATATATGTTGTTGTCGTGTTCATAATAACTCTCGTCGGACTCAAATACACGTTGACAAACATTACATCTGAAGTGTTCTAAATGATATTTGTTACCCAATGCAGTGATATATGGTCCTCTTAAAGCTGAGTTACAAACATAACAAATGAGAtctaatttcttgaaataaTCATACTCACATAATGCTACCTGGGTTTTGGTGCTGTCTTGTTCATTAGTGATTTCATATGGGAAAAATTTTGCGGAACACTGTTTGCCACATTCATGACAAGTAAAACAATCAACGTGATATGCATTATTCAAAGCTCGAACAAACTGGCTGGTAATTTCCAATCCACATTTGGCACAAACTTTGCGACTTTTCTTCCGACCTGGTTTTCTTTCCAGTTTAGAAGGTGAAGATGGTTCCtgaagttgttgtttatgtagcaatgaagatgatgatccTGATACTGAAGGTGCGGGGCGAATTGAACTGGTATTGATAGTGTCGGTCGATTGAGTTGCtgaattttgtttttctggAGTTGGTGAAACAGCAATTGAATGTCTCTGAGAAGGGTCTAGTCCTGATCTTGTCGATGTTCTATGATTACTataattgttattattaaagtTGGATTGATTGGACAATGGTTCGGGGTGTTGCCTTGACGACGGTTCTGGTGTTGATATTATAGGTTCAGtaccaaaattgaaatcgTCAGTATCGAttagtttattttgtttctgttgttgGAAAGTATCATGTGAATTGTATGATGGTTGTGGTTTCCCCGGTAGTGGTGGTATCAAGTTTGTCCAATTTGGTTGTGGCAGTTTCCCCACAGGTTTCGGAAGTTGATTCATATGTGGGGTTTGTGGTGGGGTATCTCGAGGTATATAGTATCTTAAGGATTGTTCTCTCTTGGGTTTGCTACTGGTTGTGGGTGCAGGTGCAGCTGCGGGTATAGGTGTAGGTGAAGTAGGTACTGGTGAAGATGGATGCATTGGTTGTGAGACAGATGATATTGGTGGGAATTGGTCATTTATATTATGATACCTTCCGTCATGATGTACTGGATAAAACAACCTTTTTCCGTTATTAGAAGTATGCGAATGAGAACGAGAATGACCAAATGGATTAAATTTTCGTCTAGGACTTGAACCGGAATTTTTGGGAGGTGGTGGCGGCGGTGATGATGGTTCAGTTGTAGCTATTATTGATCCTCGGTTGTCGGGActttcaacaatatttattgTCGATCGGGTTGTATTTGTTGTATTGGGATTGGCAAATGATTGATGAATACTATTACCTCGTTGAGGGGTATCAAACGAATGATTCATGATATTA is part of the Candida dubliniensis CD36 chromosome R, complete sequence genome and encodes:
- a CDS encoding Rho-GTPase-activating protein, putative (Similar to S. cerevisiae LRG1) translates to MNHSFDTPQRGNSIHQSFANPNTTNTTRSTINIVESPDNRGSIIATTEPSSPPPPPPKNSGSSPRRKFNPFGHSRSHSHTSNNGKRLFYPVHHDGRYHNINDQFPPISSVSQPMHPSSPVPTSPTPIPAAAPAPTTSSKPKREQSLRYYIPRDTPPQTPHMNQLPKPVGKSPQPNWTNLIPPLPGKPQPSYNSHDTFQQQKQNKLIDTDDFNFGTEPIISTPEPSSRQHPEPLSNQSNFNNNNYSNHRTSTRSGLDPSQRHSIAVSPTPEKQNSATQSTDTINTSSIRPAPSVSGSSSSLLHKQQLQEPSSPSKSERKPGRKKSRKVCAKCGLEITSQFVRALNNAYHVDCFTCHECGKQCSAKFFPYEITNEQDSTKTQVALCEYDYFKKLDLICYVCNSALRGPYITALGNKYHLEHFRCNVCQRVFESDESYYEHDNNIYCHFHYSKLYASHCEGCQSSIVKQFVELFRGGRNQHWHPECYMVHKFWNVCITPDSVGLQKLFDLPDDVLNGLKLMRDDNESHITVDSAMLMSIEQQIEQVVLKCWVTLSGYEEITAKCISDMLLCACTGNKFNGIVVTGKLVLNVEVLFNALDYVILMCKSSHELLHKKFGTPPNQDDSESSSTEEEYFQMLKKEPRNITGKIMSYLAILRKSDHIAKSGSLSAELLSVITGCAHYLKLLIRIGLYNALKLNKLYGTTNAIEKFLQLTSEHEAISLLAGDSKTQLSLINSKLTIPASSTDACSSCAKSIEKSCLKLDNNRWHIRCFVCSLCKRTIPPIEASETKFDVIHQSIVCRKCPCEQFDTGFHLVSDLSQLIYLLKIALFRSRSVMKVDLTKIPRSYISDSQSDTDDVDVAQDNYSQTLNDVTSLRSKRQSQKLSKSIKKKARKSIIVEAPEADKARKEDIKTHPLGMKSGVAANDALKSGGINDESTIAEELNDLSFDSQTSRQQGTRKTSSASQLSYNPGGDESLSVTRKSLKIRDEPQRQTTHTHLDRTSDLLKNEKSLTLDDIPRIVAAEQAREQRPNAFKHHNSLYQRQTAPHRLKASGHTSTVITPTGVLDNILNTSQPHPEEPVVRKQKYYSELTKDEHFIIRHIAVEALSHISKSYSNKEELLSLIQTKKQPTFWDKFKFGGGDGKKDKAMAVFGVELQSLTKKYGIDSDLGVGPSKLRIPIVVDDIIAALRQKDMSVEGIFRLNGNIKRLRELTEQINKNPLKSPDFSVQNAVQLAALMKKWLRELPNPLLTFGLYDMWVSSQRQVNPVLRKRVLQLTYCMLPRSHRNLVEVLLYFFSWVASFSEIDEETGSKMDIHNLATVIAPNILISKQSSNSSSGNSSNSGTNNSDSQQSSGDNYFLAIEVVNQLIEQHEEFSIIPSDILEFYEKCGFDKFDSTKKEITTRDVMMKIDKELKETPDYFDNFELKNPAGLTSQEVKRNSVSRIESKIQNKELNGISER
- a CDS encoding regulator of ty1 transposition protein, putative (Similar to S. cerevisiae RTT109), whose protein sequence is MLDCMLSPDILKDGEFETIYFLTNPIYIKSPIHIPKSTIGKPDTVKIRHFFALLHQDSIVLGLEVFVYLQIYSDFVEKYVYVSKCDTVGLEKSTIKIGSVIGPVLQYIINYNGYKIKMNNVEEKSRDVSDPSTLVRLQRLRDKLPDIYPNLPYYNDIPPKEECIEYRTLPKTQNLKLCVFTKPAKEYLFPNSAKNPYKNLLNGQSLLRWWIAIIDNITNGWDSHKLMIPGADKYATRKFIEKYSDWSEGHIFKQDGLAVRAIPLFPDDPKGRFLELVIVECRYGKMSVSRFYQELAYRQEFLLGDCVSLIGCCRENLDVTYQDDSASTVTISEYKEFMNSLKSVDFSDRLEVSNFVSNYRKSN
- a CDS encoding BolA domain protein, putative yields the protein MSSSVLTADLLRDIIATRLNANLVQVEDMSGGCGQAFAVIIVSSLFQGKNKLARHRLVNNELKDEIASIHAFTQKGFTPDEWIAQGGHL
- a CDS encoding bypass of stop codon protein, putative (Similar to S. cerevisiae BSC6), whose product is MSQDKTNQDPEPLPTKFPASQETTPSGSSSNSGSTVVVPPIQTPQFQNIKHEIEFEGEILTIDSTNWRNSRLLKLQILVSFGVFILFGLAEQTVGTIIPKLQHDYSINDIQISFIFFCSVSGYLLTAMINSITHEYLGIRGVTVLGSTSMALSYLIASHKPPFVIFLMCYFMSGVGFGTLDASINTWMGNLVDSNQLLGIVHGCYGIGSLISPSLISYLLSKSNNPWKWPNYYVILSVVAGFCLVSLILTFKYETPKKYKYISQLRHQQQKQQGQTQKDGSIELEHFTGIHGSTTKDSFDLEATVDDNEELEEEEEDHHSTSVRKTLSSTLVWSFALILFIYVGGEAAFAAWLVTFLLRIKNLDYKTASYMATTFWSGVTIGRIGLGFVTAHFFSSELWANLIYILVSFLGCLLFWVLTFIETSTLLVIVLFLVVLVTGIAIGPIFPTTIVSSVNILPAKYQTSGIGFICAFGGGGGAGIPFLIGLLAESSEVGLRTYPLIISLMFGILLGVWILIMQKYSSKYKRNTL